Proteins co-encoded in one Campylobacter ornithocola genomic window:
- a CDS encoding universal stress protein: MEKILVCVDVLEPCKDSLYYGVYLAKKLDLPLMFLYTIEPNFTNAELACSFGIGASGCVIEDLVEEQSQKNENLCKKGQRILEEFCAYAKEQGVKECFSVQRDGDLEDVLKEYDNQIRLAIAGLKGGGKKNKIGIHTEELVRALNVPILLVNSAFKEIKSVMMAYDGSDLAKKAIEQAIKKPIFKEAKRYVVNVSKDEKASYELLAQVSQIFKEVNLNIQTQHLNGEITQALFDFGEQNDVDLLIMGAYSHHWLKSILFGSLTNDILTKAKKPLLLIR; this comes from the coding sequence ATGGAAAAAATTCTAGTTTGTGTGGATGTTTTGGAGCCTTGCAAGGATAGCTTGTATTATGGAGTGTATTTAGCTAAAAAACTAGATTTGCCTTTAATGTTTTTATACACTATAGAGCCAAATTTTACTAATGCAGAATTAGCTTGTAGTTTTGGTATAGGAGCTAGTGGGTGTGTGATTGAAGATTTGGTAGAAGAGCAAAGCCAAAAAAATGAAAATCTTTGTAAAAAAGGACAAAGAATTTTAGAAGAATTTTGTGCTTATGCAAAAGAGCAAGGTGTAAAAGAATGCTTTAGTGTCCAAAGAGATGGGGACTTAGAAGATGTTTTGAAAGAGTATGATAATCAAATAAGATTAGCAATAGCAGGTTTAAAAGGTGGGGGTAAGAAAAATAAAATAGGCATTCATACAGAAGAATTGGTAAGAGCTTTAAACGTGCCTATTTTGCTTGTAAATTCTGCATTTAAAGAGATTAAAAGTGTAATGATGGCTTATGATGGAAGTGATTTGGCTAAAAAGGCTATAGAACAAGCCATTAAAAAGCCTATTTTTAAAGAAGCTAAGCGTTATGTGGTAAATGTATCTAAAGATGAAAAAGCTTCTTATGAGTTATTAGCTCAAGTAAGTCAAATTTTTAAAGAAGTAAATTTAAATATACAAACTCAGCATTTAAATGGAGAGATTACTCAAGCTTTATTTGATTTTGGTGAACAAAATGATGTAGATTTATTGATTATGGGGGCTTATTCTCATCACTGGTTAAAAAGTATTTTATTTGGTAGTTTAACAAATGATATTTTAACCAAAGCTAAAAAACCTTTATTGTTAATTCGTTAA
- a CDS encoding BspA family leucine-rich repeat surface protein, translated as MFTPKTKCELVALVREELIALNEIDVSLITDMSYLFYYSTRADFSGIEQWNVSNVKDMSYMFYCCKNFNNDISKWNVRNVENMEGMFFDCEAFDQDLSSWNMSSVKDTNYMFCNCLKFNHKVENWDVHNTITMAHMFENCKQFDQDLSRWDVHNAKTMAFLLHNCTNFHHDTKKLDIDKNCNTQKMLGHEEIQNKYSMKY; from the coding sequence ATGTTTACGCCTAAAACAAAATGTGAATTAGTTGCTCTTGTTAGAGAAGAGCTTATTGCTTTAAATGAAATAGATGTAAGCTTAATTACTGATATGTCTTATTTATTTTATTATTCCACTAGAGCTGATTTTTCTGGTATAGAACAATGGAATGTATCAAATGTTAAAGATATGTCCTATATGTTTTATTGTTGTAAAAATTTTAATAATGATATTTCTAAATGGAATGTTAGAAATGTTGAAAATATGGAAGGAATGTTTTTTGATTGTGAAGCATTTGATCAAGATTTATCTTCTTGGAATATGTCAAGTGTCAAAGATACAAATTATATGTTTTGCAATTGTCTTAAATTTAACCATAAAGTAGAAAATTGGGATGTTCATAATACTATTACTATGGCACATATGTTTGAAAATTGTAAACAATTTGACCAAGATTTATCAAGATGGGATGTTCACAATGCTAAAACAATGGCATTCTTACTGCACAATTGTACTAATTTTCATCATGATACAAAAAAATTAGATATTGATAAAAACTGCAATACACAAAAAATGCTAGGACATGAAGAAATTCAAAACAAATATAGTATGAAATACTAA
- the rimO gene encoding 30S ribosomal protein S12 methylthiotransferase RimO, with protein MPKLFLMSLGCNKNLVDSEIMLGRLSDYEICDEPSTADVLIVNTCGFIDSAKKESINAILDLHEQRKKDSLLVVTGCLMQRYREELMKELPEVDLFTGVGDYEKIDEMILKKTNLFSNSTYLQDKNTNRVITGSSYHAFIKIAEGCNQKCSFCAIPSFKGKLKSRSLESIINEVKELVSKGYKDFSFIAQDTSSYLFDQGQKDGLLKLIEAIENIQGVKAARILYLYPTSISKEVIEKIIQSKIFVNYFDMPLQHISDNMLKIMKRGANKTKLIELLNLMKQAPNSFLRTGFIVGHPGESNEDFEELCAFIKEFSFDRVSIFAYSKEEDTVAFEMEQIPSKIINARLKIIEKIVDECIEKSFNQQVGKKTLAFCEGQSSEGEFFIGAKDLRWDRNIDGEILINECDCGNLEMGKLYECEITQSLDKKLIAKALRKLDD; from the coding sequence ATGCCAAAACTTTTTTTAATGTCGTTAGGTTGTAATAAAAATTTAGTTGATAGTGAAATAATGCTTGGAAGATTAAGTGATTATGAAATTTGTGATGAACCAAGCACAGCTGATGTTTTGATTGTAAATACTTGTGGCTTTATAGATAGTGCCAAAAAAGAAAGCATAAATGCGATTTTAGATTTACATGAGCAAAGAAAAAAAGATTCGTTGTTAGTTGTAACAGGTTGTTTAATGCAACGTTACCGCGAGGAATTAATGAAAGAACTACCTGAAGTTGATCTTTTTACCGGTGTGGGAGATTATGAAAAGATCGATGAAATGATACTTAAAAAAACCAATCTTTTCTCAAATTCTACTTACTTGCAAGATAAAAATACCAATCGCGTGATCACAGGATCAAGCTACCATGCTTTTATCAAAATAGCTGAAGGATGTAATCAAAAATGTTCATTTTGTGCCATACCAAGCTTTAAAGGTAAGCTCAAATCAAGAAGCTTAGAAAGCATTATAAATGAAGTAAAAGAACTTGTTAGTAAAGGTTATAAAGACTTTTCTTTTATCGCTCAAGATACAAGTTCATATTTATTTGATCAAGGCCAAAAAGATGGGCTTTTAAAACTTATTGAAGCTATAGAAAATATCCAAGGTGTAAAGGCTGCTAGAATTTTATATCTGTATCCAACAAGCATTAGTAAAGAAGTGATAGAAAAAATTATTCAGTCAAAAATTTTTGTAAATTATTTTGATATGCCTTTGCAGCACATCAGTGATAATATGCTTAAAATCATGAAACGTGGAGCTAACAAAACTAAACTAATCGAGCTTTTAAATTTAATGAAACAAGCTCCAAATTCATTTTTGCGTACAGGTTTTATAGTAGGACACCCTGGAGAGAGTAATGAGGACTTTGAAGAATTATGTGCCTTTATAAAAGAATTTAGTTTTGATAGAGTTAGCATTTTTGCTTATTCTAAGGAAGAAGATACTGTGGCTTTTGAAATGGAACAAATTCCTAGTAAAATCATCAATGCAAGATTAAAAATCATAGAAAAAATCGTCGATGAATGCATAGAAAAAAGCTTTAATCAGCAAGTTGGCAAAAAGACTTTAGCATTTTGCGAAGGCCAAAGCTCTGAAGGAGAATTTTTCATCGGTGCAAAAGATTTGCGTTGGGATAGAAATATTGATGGAGAAATTCTCATCAATGAATGTGATTGTGGCAATTTAGAAATGGGTAAACTTTATGAGTGTGAAATCACACAAAGTTTAGATAAAAAACTCATAGCAAAAGCTTTAAGAAAGCTTGATGATTGA
- the murD gene encoding UDP-N-acetylmuramoyl-L-alanine--D-glutamate ligase, protein MKISLFGYGKTTKAFAQRFGNCDIYDDHFTSISKDEFGNTLLPPCKFDPLKSDLEIPSPGFPNNHFLVQQAKNLSSEYDFFYDAMPKSVWISGTNGKTTTTQMTHHLLKHINAQMGANIGTPLAQMDANAKLWILESSSFSLFYTKVAKPEIYALLPITPDHLSWHKSFENYEQAKLSVLERMNENDVVILPKKYEAYPTHAYVVSYEDEQDLAKKMQIDLEKIHFKTPFLLDALIALSIEKIILDRCSYELLNEFKIEKNKLEEIFDHKNRLWVNDTKATNLDASLAALKRYKDKKIHLIIGGDDKGVDLSALFTFMKELNIELYAIGKSTNKMLEYAKNANLKAHYCEFLPKAVEKINQNLTNDEVALLSPACASLDQFKSYEERGDVFKECIYKLT, encoded by the coding sequence ATGAAAATTTCACTTTTTGGATACGGAAAAACAACCAAAGCTTTTGCGCAGCGTTTTGGAAATTGCGATATTTATGATGATCATTTTACAAGTATAAGTAAAGATGAATTTGGCAATACACTTTTACCACCTTGTAAATTTGATCCTTTAAAAAGTGACTTAGAAATTCCAAGCCCTGGTTTTCCGAATAATCATTTTCTTGTGCAACAAGCAAAAAATTTAAGTAGTGAATACGATTTTTTTTATGATGCTATGCCAAAAAGTGTTTGGATAAGCGGAACAAATGGCAAAACCACCACCACTCAAATGACACATCATCTTTTAAAACACATTAACGCACAAATGGGAGCAAACATAGGAACTCCTTTAGCACAAATGGACGCTAATGCTAAATTATGGATTTTAGAAAGCTCATCTTTTTCACTTTTTTACACCAAAGTAGCTAAACCTGAAATTTATGCACTTTTACCTATCACACCTGATCATCTTTCTTGGCATAAAAGTTTTGAAAATTATGAGCAAGCAAAGCTTAGCGTGCTTGAAAGAATGAATGAAAACGATGTGGTAATTTTACCTAAAAAGTATGAGGCTTATCCAACTCATGCTTATGTTGTAAGCTATGAAGATGAGCAAGATTTAGCTAAAAAAATGCAAATTGATTTAGAAAAAATTCATTTTAAAACCCCATTTTTACTTGATGCACTTATTGCTTTAAGTATAGAAAAAATCATACTAGATCGTTGCTCTTATGAACTTTTAAATGAGTTTAAGATAGAAAAAAACAAGCTTGAAGAAATATTTGATCATAAAAATAGACTTTGGGTAAATGATACTAAAGCAACTAATCTTGATGCTAGTTTAGCTGCTCTTAAACGCTATAAGGATAAAAAAATTCATCTTATCATAGGTGGGGATGATAAGGGAGTGGATTTAAGTGCTTTATTTACTTTTATGAAAGAGCTTAATATAGAACTTTATGCCATAGGAAAAAGCACTAATAAAATGCTTGAATATGCTAAAAATGCTAATTTAAAAGCACATTATTGTGAGTTTTTACCTAAAGCGGTAGAAAAAATCAATCAAAACCTAACTAATGATGAAGTAGCTTTGCTAAGCCCTGCTTGTGCAAGTTTGGATCAATTTAAATCCTACGAAGAAAGAGGTGATGTTTTCAAAGAATGTATTTATAAATTAACTTAA
- a CDS encoding YeiH family protein, with protein MHKNIYKNRKLEAFILLFTLAFCSFAISELSFFKNLGISALIIAVALGALIGNLAHQNANLLKKSGLLNIATKEILRLGIILYGFRITLNDLEKVGLNGILLAFLVVFSTFFIGLLLGKLFKLDLKESILISSGSSICGAAAVMASESIVKGGSAKVGVAVCTVVVFGTLGMFLYPLAWNLGWFDFFSLKQMGYFMGASLHEVAHAVAAGEAIQAGDSAVIEKMMRVLMLVPFLIFLSIFSLKFLSKNNEKISIKANIPYFALWFLFACGISSLEILNTDFALNYIKPSIQTIDTLLLSMAMVALGVNIHKNVLKNAGFKPFLMALILFIWLIFISISLILLLNL; from the coding sequence ATGCATAAAAATATTTATAAAAACAGAAAATTAGAAGCATTTATATTGCTTTTTACTCTTGCTTTTTGTTCTTTTGCTATTTCTGAACTTAGCTTTTTTAAAAATCTTGGAATTTCAGCCTTAATTATAGCTGTAGCTTTAGGAGCTTTGATAGGAAATTTAGCACATCAAAATGCAAATTTACTCAAAAAATCAGGACTTTTAAATATAGCGACAAAAGAAATATTAAGACTTGGAATTATACTTTATGGTTTTAGAATTACCCTTAATGATTTAGAAAAAGTTGGCTTAAATGGAATTTTACTCGCATTTTTAGTAGTATTCTCTACCTTTTTTATAGGACTTTTACTTGGAAAATTGTTTAAACTTGATCTTAAAGAAAGCATACTTATAAGTAGTGGCTCAAGTATTTGTGGAGCAGCTGCTGTGATGGCAAGTGAGAGCATTGTTAAAGGTGGCTCTGCTAAAGTTGGCGTGGCAGTTTGTACTGTGGTGGTTTTTGGAACTTTAGGGATGTTTTTATATCCTTTGGCTTGGAATTTGGGTTGGTTTGATTTTTTTAGTTTAAAGCAAATGGGGTATTTCATGGGAGCAAGCTTGCATGAAGTTGCACATGCTGTTGCAGCAGGTGAAGCTATACAAGCAGGAGATAGTGCTGTCATAGAAAAAATGATGCGTGTTTTAATGCTAGTGCCTTTTTTAATTTTCTTAAGTATTTTTTCATTGAAATTTCTAAGCAAAAATAATGAAAAAATCTCCATTAAAGCAAATATTCCTTATTTTGCCTTATGGTTTTTATTTGCTTGTGGTATTAGCTCACTTGAAATATTAAATACCGATTTTGCACTTAACTATATAAAACCGAGTATACAAACTATAGATACACTTTTACTTTCTATGGCTATGGTAGCTTTGGGGGTGAATATCCATAAAAATGTTTTAAAAAATGCAGGGTTTAAACCATTTTTAATGGCATTGATCTTATTCATATGGTTGATTTTTATATCAATTAGCTTAATTTTACTATTAAATTTATAA
- a CDS encoding phosphomannomutase/phosphoglucomutase: MLDLIFREYDIRGLYPSELNEKSVKAIGYALGLEMKSRGCKKVSVGYDARYSANELFNYLISGLNKANMQVFNIGLAPTPTGYFSLFFDDIFDANIMITGSHNPKEYNGFKITINKESFFGADLKKLSLKVQEYLELEINDDLRYENYDIKSLYIDFLVKHFSHLKDYKEKIIIDCANGATGVIIKPLVEKLNLNAQILFENPDGNFPNHAPDPTELENLHALQVALKENENAKMGFAFDGDGDRLVVVSKDYVFKGDELCYLFAKNIKNPRVLGEVKCSKNLFDEVAKFGFIMMGKTGHSNIKKMMKEQNIDIAAELSGHIFFKDRYFGYDDGVYAFLRTLELLVNGFDIEKLVKELPKLYASEEIKLKVSEENKFQIIEKFKEKVKANAFENVLDCNEIDGVRITFKEGWALLRASNTSPYLIMRAEATSAEFKDFLEARVKELFEEIIKELA, translated from the coding sequence ATGCTGGATTTGATTTTTAGAGAGTATGATATAAGAGGACTTTATCCAAGCGAGTTGAATGAAAAAAGTGTAAAAGCTATAGGTTATGCTTTGGGTTTAGAAATGAAATCAAGAGGTTGTAAGAAAGTAAGCGTAGGTTATGATGCAAGATATAGTGCAAATGAACTTTTCAACTATTTAATCAGCGGTTTAAATAAAGCTAATATGCAAGTTTTTAATATAGGTTTAGCACCAACTCCTACGGGATATTTTAGTTTGTTTTTTGATGATATTTTTGATGCAAACATCATGATAACAGGTTCGCATAATCCAAAAGAATATAATGGCTTTAAAATCACGATTAACAAAGAAAGTTTTTTTGGTGCTGATTTGAAAAAACTTTCTTTAAAAGTGCAAGAGTATTTAGAACTTGAAATCAATGATGATTTAAGATATGAAAATTATGATATCAAAAGCTTATATATAGATTTTTTAGTGAAGCATTTTTCACATCTTAAAGACTATAAAGAAAAAATCATTATTGATTGCGCAAATGGAGCTACTGGGGTGATTATAAAACCTTTAGTGGAAAAATTAAATCTTAATGCACAAATTTTATTTGAAAATCCTGATGGAAATTTTCCAAACCATGCGCCTGATCCAACAGAGCTTGAAAATTTACACGCATTGCAAGTTGCGTTAAAGGAAAATGAAAATGCAAAAATGGGCTTTGCTTTTGATGGAGATGGAGATCGTTTGGTGGTAGTAAGTAAAGATTATGTGTTTAAGGGTGATGAGCTTTGTTATTTATTTGCTAAAAATATAAAAAATCCTAGAGTTTTAGGTGAAGTAAAATGCTCTAAAAATCTTTTTGATGAGGTGGCAAAATTTGGTTTTATCATGATGGGTAAAACTGGACACTCTAACATTAAAAAAATGATGAAAGAGCAAAATATTGACATAGCAGCAGAGCTTAGTGGGCATATTTTCTTTAAAGATAGATATTTTGGCTATGATGATGGAGTTTATGCATTTTTAAGAACTTTAGAGCTTTTGGTAAATGGTTTTGATATAGAAAAATTAGTTAAAGAGTTGCCAAAACTTTATGCAAGTGAAGAGATTAAGCTTAAAGTTAGTGAAGAAAATAAATTTCAAATTATAGAAAAATTTAAAGAAAAAGTAAAAGCAAACGCTTTTGAAAATGTGCTTGATTGCAATGAAATCGATGGAGTTAGAATCACCTTTAAAGAGGGCTGGGCACTTTTGCGTGCTTCTAATACAAGCCCATATCTTATCATGCGTGCTGAAGCTACAAGTGCTGAATTTAAAGACTTTTTAGAAGCAAGAGTAAAAGAACTTTTTGAAGAAATCATAAAAGAGCTTGCATAA
- a CDS encoding LysR family transcriptional regulator, with protein sequence MTFKQIKYFQTLCRNLNLRACAKELNITQSALSLAIFELEKSLNTKLFDRNAKFLSLNEKGKVFLKQIGPLVLEFERIEKIMQDDQSYELNIKVSQNVGTYLLVSFLDQKAENIKLNLSLDNTKNIIKSVLDKEIDIGLIEGVCKDKDLKKTKICDDELIVVSKNDLKREFFIDELKNFKWLSREQGSGAKEVFLNALPKNVKLNLVYELNSTAMIKELVKNGNFLAVLPKFSVKEELRSKKLFQVRLKNFKISRELCLIYHKNKEPSKKFKNLCEFLSVCIKKDLS encoded by the coding sequence ATGACTTTCAAACAAATAAAATATTTTCAAACTTTGTGTAGAAATTTAAATTTAAGAGCTTGTGCTAAAGAGTTAAATATAACTCAATCTGCCCTATCTTTGGCTATATTTGAGCTTGAAAAAAGTTTAAATACCAAATTATTCGACAGAAACGCTAAATTTTTAAGTTTAAATGAAAAAGGTAAGGTTTTTTTAAAGCAAATTGGTCCATTAGTTTTAGAATTTGAACGCATAGAAAAAATAATGCAAGATGATCAAAGCTATGAATTAAACATAAAAGTAAGTCAAAATGTAGGTACTTATTTATTGGTATCTTTTTTAGATCAAAAGGCAGAAAATATTAAGCTTAATTTATCTTTGGATAATACCAAAAATATCATTAAATCTGTTTTAGACAAAGAAATCGATATAGGTTTGATTGAAGGAGTTTGCAAAGACAAAGACTTAAAAAAGACTAAAATTTGTGATGATGAGCTTATTGTAGTGAGTAAAAACGATTTAAAAAGAGAATTTTTCATAGATGAATTAAAGAATTTTAAATGGTTAAGTCGTGAACAAGGATCAGGAGCAAAAGAAGTTTTTTTAAATGCTTTACCTAAGAATGTAAAGCTTAATTTGGTATATGAGTTAAATTCAACAGCCATGATAAAAGAATTAGTCAAAAATGGTAATTTTTTAGCAGTTTTGCCTAAATTTAGCGTCAAAGAAGAGCTTAGGAGTAAAAAATTATTCCAAGTGAGATTGAAAAATTTTAAAATTTCAAGAGAGCTTTGTTTGATTTATCATAAAAACAAGGAGCCAAGTAAAAAATTTAAAAATTTATGTGAATTCTTAAGTGTTTGTATTAAAAAGGACTTAAGTTAA
- a CDS encoding potassium channel family protein codes for MFDELAIYATGKITSGILFLILNIIPIMVAVALMMFLLISIWAVFSSKINIKEKFFIILYAYVLIWFAYGNLYYFSCDVDNYNRMLIATQKNANLDIVNLQEKVIEVQFQTPIRGIHNFWSLNDELKPQIQNRIKGLIDCYYFSGVTMLTIGFGDVTPVSSLLRLFSVFQGFLGQVIVVIAMGLWINQAGKQE; via the coding sequence TTGTTTGATGAACTTGCTATTTATGCAACGGGTAAAATTACTTCTGGAATTTTATTTTTAATTTTAAATATTATTCCTATTATGGTAGCTGTAGCATTGATGATGTTTTTACTCATTAGTATTTGGGCTGTTTTTAGTAGCAAGATTAATATCAAGGAAAAATTTTTTATTATTTTGTATGCTTATGTCTTGATATGGTTTGCATATGGAAATTTGTATTATTTTTCTTGTGATGTAGATAATTATAATAGAATGTTAATTGCTACTCAAAAAAATGCAAATTTAGATATTGTAAATTTACAAGAAAAAGTCATAGAAGTTCAATTTCAAACACCTATAAGAGGAATTCATAATTTTTGGTCTTTAAACGATGAGTTAAAACCTCAAATTCAAAATAGAATTAAAGGTTTAATCGATTGTTATTATTTTAGTGGGGTTACAATGCTAACGATAGGTTTTGGTGATGTAACGCCAGTTAGTTCTTTACTAAGATTATTTAGCGTATTTCAAGGATTTTTAGGTCAAGTAATTGTTGTAATTGCTATGGGGCTTTGGATTAATCAGGCAGGTAAGCAAGAGTAG
- the prfB gene encoding peptide chain release factor 2: protein MDNYEYSELLKKLKNKVGNIASIIKPEDIKARLKEIENLENSPSFWSDVKQAGIIGKEKTKISNLLKNYENANNALNDASELFDLANSENDLDTIEALFEDANKLEDLIVNLEISMLLSGENDGKNAIVSIHPGAGGTESNDWASMLYRMYLRFCEREGFKVETLDFQEGEEAGLKDVSFLVKGENAYGYLKAENGIHRLVRTSPFDSAGRRHTSFSSVMVSPELDDDIEIEIEEKDIRIDYYRASGAGGQHVNKTESAVRITHMPSGIVVQCQNDRSQHKNKATAFKMLKSRLYELELMKQQDEANSSEKSEIGWGHQIRSYVLFPYQQVKDTRSNEAFSQVDNVLDGDIKKIIEGVLIAQKAQD from the coding sequence ATGGATAATTACGAATACAGCGAACTTTTAAAAAAATTAAAAAACAAAGTTGGAAATATCGCTTCTATTATTAAACCCGAAGATATAAAAGCAAGATTAAAAGAAATAGAAAATTTAGAAAATTCTCCTTCTTTTTGGAGTGATGTAAAACAAGCTGGGATTATAGGTAAAGAAAAAACTAAAATTTCAAATTTACTTAAAAATTATGAAAATGCAAATAATGCATTAAATGATGCAAGCGAGCTTTTTGATCTTGCAAATAGTGAAAATGATTTAGATACCATAGAAGCTTTATTTGAAGATGCAAATAAGCTAGAAGATCTTATCGTAAATCTTGAAATTTCTATGCTTTTAAGTGGGGAAAATGATGGTAAAAATGCTATAGTTTCTATTCACCCAGGAGCGGGTGGAACAGAGAGTAATGACTGGGCTAGTATGCTTTATAGGATGTATTTGAGATTTTGTGAAAGAGAAGGTTTTAAAGTAGAAACACTTGACTTTCAAGAAGGTGAAGAAGCAGGGCTTAAAGATGTTAGTTTTTTAGTAAAAGGTGAAAATGCTTATGGGTATTTAAAGGCTGAAAATGGCATTCATCGTCTTGTAAGAACTTCTCCTTTTGATAGTGCAGGGCGTCGCCATACGAGTTTTTCTAGTGTGATGGTTTCACCTGAACTTGATGATGATATAGAAATAGAAATTGAAGAAAAAGATATAAGAATAGATTACTATAGAGCAAGTGGAGCAGGTGGACAGCATGTTAATAAAACCGAATCAGCAGTGCGTATAACTCATATGCCAAGTGGTATAGTAGTGCAGTGTCAAAATGATAGAAGCCAGCACAAAAACAAAGCAACAGCTTTTAAAATGCTAAAATCACGCCTTTATGAGCTTGAGCTTATGAAACAACAGGATGAAGCAAATTCAAGTGAAAAAAGTGAGATAGGTTGGGGGCATCAAATTCGATCTTATGTGCTTTTCCCTTATCAGCAAGTTAAAGATACACGCTCAAACGAAGCTTTTTCACAGGTTGATAATGTCTTAGATGGGGATATTAAAAAGATCATAGAAGGTGTTTTAATAGCACAAAAAGCACAAGATTAA
- the tilS gene encoding tRNA lysidine(34) synthetase TilS — translation MMIDSKYLNHLKQRRNLLAFSHGSDSSALFFILLEKNIDFDLAFINYKTRKNSDKEEQSAKELAKRFHKKIYIKTAPKITKNFEAHARILRYEFFEELCKNYSYDNLLLAHHLNDKLEWFLMQFSKGAGLRELLGFKDIEKRKYFTIIRPLLETPKEEISNYLKENNIAYFHDESNDNEKYFRNFIRKNFANEFLKLYPNGVKKSFAYLEKNLKEENICEFKNIYITHKDESLIAKCFKKLGVLLSAKQRQETLKGDGVISHKIGIVYIQEKVLIFPFVSCEKIPKESKEIYRKAKIPKLLRAYLYTKDIDVKELMQALL, via the coding sequence TTGATGATTGATAGCAAATATTTAAATCATTTAAAGCAAAGGAGAAATCTTTTAGCATTTTCTCATGGGAGTGATTCTAGCGCTTTATTTTTCATACTTTTAGAAAAAAATATAGATTTTGATCTTGCTTTTATAAACTATAAAACTCGCAAAAATAGCGACAAAGAAGAGCAAAGTGCTAAAGAATTAGCCAAGCGTTTTCACAAAAAAATTTACATCAAAACCGCACCCAAAATAACAAAAAATTTCGAAGCTCACGCAAGAATTTTACGTTATGAATTTTTTGAAGAACTTTGCAAAAATTACTCTTATGATAATCTTTTACTAGCTCATCATTTAAATGATAAACTAGAGTGGTTTTTAATGCAATTTTCTAAAGGTGCTGGACTTAGAGAATTGCTTGGTTTTAAAGACATTGAAAAAAGAAAATATTTTACTATCATAAGACCCTTGCTTGAAACTCCAAAAGAAGAAATTTCAAACTACTTAAAAGAAAATAATATCGCTTATTTTCATGATGAAAGTAATGATAATGAAAAATATTTTAGAAATTTTATACGAAAAAATTTTGCTAATGAGTTTTTAAAGCTTTATCCAAATGGAGTAAAAAAGAGCTTTGCTTACTTAGAAAAAAACTTAAAAGAAGAAAATATTTGTGAATTTAAAAATATCTACATTACTCACAAAGACGAAAGCTTAATCGCAAAATGTTTTAAAAAACTTGGAGTACTTTTAAGTGCTAAACAAAGACAAGAAACATTAAAAGGCGATGGAGTGATTTCACATAAAATAGGCATTGTTTATATACAAGAAAAAGTCTTGATTTTTCCTTTTGTAAGTTGTGAAAAAATACCAAAAGAATCTAAAGAAATTTATAGAAAAGCAAAAATTCCTAAACTTTTAAGAGCATATTTATACACAAAAGATATTGATGTAAAAGAGCTTATGCAAGCTCTTTTATGA